Proteins from a genomic interval of Coccinella septempunctata chromosome 2, icCocSept1.1, whole genome shotgun sequence:
- the LOC123306940 gene encoding uncharacterized protein LOC123306940 produces MTAESADEPEEMPKLKESFVQTDMDCAKLSLLVTDLEITKKENKLLKMKIISFESLRNNDEKCRFYTGLTSFKVLNVIIKWMRPFLLPQGKFKLNTENQIVLTLVKLRLDLKFQQLGFAFGVHPSTVSSCFKKVVSIMSRKLKSLIVWPDRSSLIKTMPGCFQKSFGDRISIIIDCFESHCQRPSDPMSAAITWSYYKNSQTVKYLIGITPQGSVSFISEGWGGRASDKFITQHSEFLTHLHCGDVLADRGFLIKEFVELFNASVIIPAFTKGLNQIHPSDLENTRAIANVRIHVEKIISLLKQKFTILAGKVPIKLLATRADVALLDDIVNVCCGLIFICPPVIPLD; encoded by the coding sequence ATGACAGCAGAAAGTGCTGATGAACCGGAAGAAATGCCCAAGTTGAAGGAATCATTTGTACAAACAGATATGGATTGTGCCAAACTCAGCCTGTTGGTTACAGATTTGGAAATaaccaaaaaagaaaataaacttttgaaaatgaaaattatatctTTTGAATCCTTGAGGAATAATGATGAGAAATGTAGGTTCTATACAGGTCTCACTTCCTTCAAGGTTTTAAATGTAATTATTAAATGGATGAGACCCTTTTTATTACCCCAAGGTAAATTCAAATTGAACACAGAAAACCAAATTGTTTTGACGCTGGTGAAACTTAGGCTGGACTTGAAATTCCAGCAGCTTGGCTTTGCTTTTGGAGTACATCCATCGACTGTATCAAGTTGTTTCAAGAAAGTCGTCAGCATCATGAGCAGAAAACTGAAATCATTAATTGTTTGGCCTGACAGATCTAGCTTGATAAAAACAATGCCTGGTTGTTTCCAAAAATCCTTTGGAGACAGAATAAGTATTATCATTGATTGTTTCGAAAGTCACTGCCAAAGACCATCAGATCCCATGTCAGCTGCGATTACATGGTCATATTATAAAAATTCACAAACTGTGAAGTATTTAATAGGAATAACACCCCAAGGCTCAGTATCTTTTATAAGTGAAGGCTGGGGAGGAAGAGCTTCAGATAAGTTTATCACACAGCATTCGGAATTTTTGACTCATCTACACTGTGGAGACGTGCTTGCAGATAGAGGTTTCCTCATTAAAGAATTCGTTGAACTTTTCAATGCATCTGTAATCATACCAGCATTCACCAAAGGACTCAACCAAATACATCCTTCAgatttggaaaatacaagagccATTGCAAATGTAAGGATACAtgtggaaaaaattatttctttattgaaGCAGAAATTTACAATACTGGCAGGAAAAGTACCCATCAAACTTCTGGCAACTCGTGCAGATGTAGCTCTTCTTGATGATATTGTCAATGTATGTTGTGGCCTCATATTTATATGTCCACCTGTTATACCCCTAGATTAG